The following are from one region of the Neurospora crassa OR74A linkage group III, whole genome shotgun sequence genome:
- a CDS encoding WW domain-containing protein, variant 2, translating to MSTPPPPDSATAQEVVQEERQEDGTRATEATDGAHEEAETTEPPAATTEEVLDSNETVEEPKSHSAEEGRRDQEREGSPAQKPKSESPDGQDSSQGDYESSSPSPSNRAESAEPGEIDESAAPPLPDEPLPDHTFNGESSSSAPPLPAEPAPEPEDDGWEYHWNPNDSSYWFYNRFSGVWQKENPRIPTATAAAAAAAAVVAPVVVPLDVEPTAISNPISVAGGYNPAIHGDYDENAWYAVNARAAAEAAAAATNPLAGLDPTVAGPDLASAGYFNRATGQWQAPDQNVERHSDEAKSKRQLNAYFDVDAAANMHDGRSLKAERSGKKPSRAELKAFKEKRRAKKEEKRRAWLRD from the coding sequence ATGTCCACGCCACCTCCACCTGATTCCGCTACCGCCCAAGAAGTGGTGCAGGAGGAGCGTCAAGAAGATGGAACTAGGGCCACAGAGGCTACCGATGGGGCACATGAGGAGGCCGAAACAACAGAGCCCCCCGCCGCCACTACCGAAGAAGTGCTCGATAGTAATGAAACGGTAGAGGAACCGAAGTCTCATTCGGCTGAAGAAGGCCGACGAGACCAAGAGCGCGAGGGCAGTCCCGCGCAAAAGCCGAAATCCGAGTCCCCAGACGGCCAAGACTCGTCGCAAGGTGACTACGAGTCGTCttcaccatcgccatcaaaTAGGGCTGAGAGCGCCGAGCCCGGCGAAATCGACGAAAGCGCcgcccctccccttcctgaCGAGCCTCTTCCAGACCACACATTCAACGGCGAATCATCGTcatctgctcctcctctaccGGCCGAGCCGGCGCCCGAACCGGAAGACGACGGTTGGGAGTACCATTGGAACCCTAACGACTCTTCTTATTGGTTCTATAACCGCTTCAGCGGCGTATGGCAGAAGGAAAACCCGCGAATTCCAACCGcgacagcagcggcagcagcagcagcagcggtggTGGCGCCTGTGGTCGTTCCTCTTGATGTAGAACCCACAGCCATCAGCAATCCCATTTCCGTAGCCGGTGGCTACAATCCCGCCATTCACGGCGACTACGACGAGAATGCGTGGTATGCCGTCAACGCTCGCGCTGCTGCCGaggccgccgctgccgccaccAACCCGCTCGCTGGCTTGGACCCCACCGTTGCCGGGCCCGACTTAGCCAGCGCCGGCTACTTCAACCGGGCCACAGGTCAGTGGCAAGCGCCGGACCAGAACGTAGAGCGTCACTCGGACGAGGCCAAGAGCAAAAGGCAACTCAACGCTTACTTCGACGTGGACGCGGCGGCGAATATGCACGATGGCCGAAGTCTCAAGGCGGAAAGGTCGGGCAAGAAGCCAAGTAGGGCCGAGCTGAAGGCTTttaaggaaaagagaagggcaaagaaggaggaaaagaggagggcTTGGCTGCGTGATTGA